A genomic stretch from Sporocytophaga myxococcoides DSM 11118 includes:
- a CDS encoding FAD-dependent oxidoreductase gives MNNATKQNSFDVIIIGSGTCGATLAKELTKQGKKVLILEQGGNQVLKETFSGIAPIANEVPVASNMKALRAITTGGSTALYFAVSKMPPLDTFMSLGIDLYDELEEVKRELPLIDFPDELLTPQSIRLRQSMGELGYNCKKNLIMLDRSKCTSGYSYDAKWKAKVFVEEAVRAGATLTNQAKVTKILVENKEAIGVEYKIKSNVFKAYGAKIVLAAGSIASPKILRDSGIQDVVNRGFYCKPGFLMFGIVPGLKGRESFVGSMGAEFEDGAELGDTNMSSTLFKMLMLQNFKLLNLNGHAKTICMGVMLHDSMSGELKENGTFNKRLTDDEIKKFKKGEEAAKRILKNAGAKSIFKGGISASAPGGVIRINEHVDSTLQTKFRNLYVCDASLLSEDMKVTPTLTLVCLSKYLAKHLFSSIKGEKSPREIVEKEFNQ, from the coding sequence ATGAATAATGCAACTAAACAAAACTCATTTGATGTAATCATTATTGGGTCAGGGACCTGCGGTGCTACACTTGCAAAAGAATTAACCAAACAGGGAAAAAAGGTTTTAATTCTGGAACAAGGAGGAAACCAGGTCTTGAAAGAAACTTTTTCTGGTATTGCTCCGATTGCTAATGAAGTTCCTGTGGCAAGTAATATGAAAGCGCTAAGAGCCATCACTACCGGAGGATCTACAGCACTTTATTTTGCTGTAAGCAAGATGCCTCCTTTAGATACGTTTATGTCATTAGGAATTGATCTTTATGATGAGTTGGAAGAAGTTAAAAGGGAATTACCTCTTATAGACTTTCCTGATGAGTTATTAACTCCTCAATCAATAAGATTAAGACAAAGTATGGGAGAGTTGGGATATAATTGTAAGAAGAATCTTATAATGCTTGATAGGTCAAAATGTACTTCTGGATACTCCTATGATGCAAAATGGAAAGCTAAAGTATTTGTGGAAGAAGCAGTAAGAGCTGGAGCAACATTAACAAATCAAGCTAAGGTTACCAAAATACTTGTGGAGAATAAAGAAGCAATTGGTGTTGAGTATAAGATTAAATCCAACGTATTCAAGGCATATGGTGCAAAAATTGTGCTAGCTGCAGGTTCAATAGCTTCCCCCAAAATTTTAAGAGATAGTGGTATTCAGGATGTTGTTAATCGAGGCTTTTATTGTAAGCCAGGCTTTTTAATGTTCGGAATTGTGCCTGGATTAAAAGGAAGAGAAAGCTTTGTAGGAAGTATGGGTGCTGAGTTTGAGGATGGTGCAGAGTTGGGAGATACAAATATGTCTAGTACCTTATTCAAGATGTTGATGTTGCAAAATTTCAAATTGTTGAATCTCAATGGTCATGCTAAAACGATCTGCATGGGTGTGATGTTACATGATAGTATGAGTGGTGAACTTAAAGAAAATGGGACCTTTAATAAGAGATTGACAGATGATGAAATTAAGAAGTTTAAAAAGGGTGAAGAGGCTGCAAAGAGAATATTAAAGAATGCTGGAGCAAAAAGCATTTTTAAAGGAGGGATCAGTGCAAGTGCTCCTGGTGGGGTTATAAGAATCAATGAACATGTGGACTCTACGCTTCAAACAAAATTTAGAAACCTATATGTTTGCGATGCTTCCTTGCTTTCAGAGGATATGAAAGTAACTCCTACACTTACTCTTGTTTGTTTATCAAAGTATCTAGCTAAGCATTTATTCTCCTCAATTAAAGGTGAAAAGTCACCAAGAGAAATAGTTGAAAAAGAATTCAATCAATAA